Proteins found in one Canis aureus isolate CA01 chromosome 19, VMU_Caureus_v.1.0, whole genome shotgun sequence genomic segment:
- the LOC144291088 gene encoding uncharacterized protein LOC144291088: MRSARREEARAREQHLAGPGRERRPPAPGAPVGKGAAPGPGARDDCPAPAPRFRGRAAQRRGTDSAVPPSFETRKWLSSSPSPNLGVTVEIGNSAPAPQEPSAKKDMKLNCHLCQERKPLADAPRIGECS, from the exons ATGCGCAGTGCGCGGCGCGAGGAGGCGCGCGCCCGGGAGCAGCACCTGGCCGGCCCCGGCCGCGAGAGGAGGCCCCCAGCGCCTGGCGCCCCCGTGGGAAAGGGCGCCGCGCCTGGACCCGGAGCTCGCGACGACTGCCCGGCTCCCGCGCCGAGGTTTAGAGGACGTGCCGCTCAGCGACGGGGAACAGACAGCGCGGTGCCCCCGTCCTTTGAGACCCGG AAATGGCTCTCTTCATCCCCAAGCCCAAACCTCGGGGTAACCGTAGAGATTGGCAACAGTGCCCCGGCCCCTCAGGAACCCAGTGCAAA GAAAGACATGAAGCTCAACTGCCACCTCTGCCAAGAAAGAAAGCCTCTCGCTGACGCTCCCAGGATTGGAGAGTGTTCTTAG